In Heteronotia binoei isolate CCM8104 ecotype False Entrance Well chromosome 1, APGP_CSIRO_Hbin_v1, whole genome shotgun sequence, the genomic window ataagagcataggcttcccaatccacagctcccagcaggggatccccccgttttacaggcttccccccgcccccagccagcaggccagtgggggaagccccgcccccacagccaccatgtacttctagagctccggcaggacatgcaaacaggtccggttttaaaaatgtgtgcgttcctttaaattggagcaggaagtgcttcatggggaagggttagcaacaccTGACCTCGTCAGAGCGCGGCCCCCTCCGTtagttttgctttcgtttcagacaagtgagtgtgtgtgtagaaGAGAGCAGCCTAGCCCCTGTACTTTgcagacctcattgtggaggcaccagagacagctgtgtgtgagagagaggaagcgggggggaggggagggaactctattattccctatggagacctattctcataggaaataatggagaattgatccgcgggtatctggggctctggggggggctgtgttttgaggtagaggcaccacgtatgtagcatagcatccagtacctctccccaaaatgccccccaagtttcaaaaagattggaccagggggtccaattctatgagccccaaaaggaggtgcccctagcctttattatttcctatggagggaagggatttaaaaggtgtgctttccctttaaatgtgatggccagaactcccttgaagttcaattgcccttgtcacacccttgctcctggctccgccccaatgtctcctggctccacccccaaagtcgcctggctccacccccaaagtccccggatatttcttgaattggacttggcaaccctataagaacataaagagaagccatgttggatcaggccaatggcccatccagcccaacactctgtgtcacacagtggcccaaaacccccaaacccaagtgccatcaagaggtccaacagtggggctagaagccctaccactgtgccccccaaactcatccagggattgttatgcagctgccagtactattcaatggacaaggaggtggaactctcaggaggaggtggaactctcagaaacgttcaggagctgtgctcctgtgagctcccgctgaatctgaggcctggttctgttggaggtggagctgggaagcTGTGATAGGGATGGGGAAAACAGATTCTGCAATAGCCAGGACACTGTGCAAATCTCAGCAGAAGGTGGCCACTGAATCCCATGGTCTTAGAACATGAGAAGAGCTGTATTCCACCAGGGGTCTATCTAGTCCCCAGGTTCCAGTAgagaatcccccggtttggggggcTGCTCTTTGCCATGGATCATTTGGCCACTGGGGGAAATTTGTCCCCTTAACAAGAATGTTcagggcgttttttgagcaggaaggaaaaggaatgcagttctggctggcttggcgtcaggaggtgtggcctaatatgcaaatgtgttcctgctgggctttttctacaaaaaaaactccTGTGTGAAACgacggtgatgccaggggtgtggcctaatatgcaaatgagcccctgctggactttttctaccaaaaagccctgcacgaaacaatgatgataccaggaggtgtggcctaatatgcaaatgagtccctgctgtttttttaaacaaaaaagccctgctttaaacaaaaaaaggtcagagcgcctgctccggctgcaacgccactgaggatgttctccgcagctgagaacgaaacgtctggaagaaaaacttttctccagtagaacacggcgcttgagcccgaaagattctacaaacccttaaaaaagccctgtttaaaacaacggtgatgccaggggtgtggcctaatatgcaaatgagtccctgctggactttttctaccaaaaagccccgcACGCAACAATGATGAtaccagggggcgtggcctaatgtgcaaatgagtccctgctttttaaaaacaaaaaacaaaaaggccctgtttaaaacaacggtgatgccaggggtgtggcctaatatgcaaatgagtccctgctgtttttttttctataaaaaaccCCACCCTGGGAATGTCGCTGTGCAacatccccagtgcaatgatgtcacttctgggtgcaaAGTGATGATGCCCACTCCTggaacatgcccccccccccaagacgggcaaggggacctggcagcccGAAGTCCAGATTTCTGTTTTACCTGAGGGCCATTCAGTTAGCCTGAGAGCCAGCAATTTGGATATAGATGCCAAGGTAGGTACTCCTGATCCTGCTTCTTAACACTGATATTTAGAGCTTTACTGCTACTGAATATGGtgtagagacagtttggtgtagaggttaaggcagtgggctctaatctgggagaaccgggttttgattccccacttctccatgcaAAGCCGCTGATGTGacctttgagtcagtcacaagttctttcggAGCTGTTCTctacaagagcagtttctgtcggagctctctcagctccacctaccgtacagggtgtctgctgtgaggaggggaagggaaaggcgcttgtaagctgctctgagactccgagtgaagggtgggatataaattcactgtcttcctcctcttcttcttcctcttcctcttctctgaTGAAAAAAAGCTTTGATTCGTGAAAGCACATGGGCCAAACATTCTGCTAGATGTtgtctcttcttcttcacctcctcctccctttcctcctccttttccttcttctccttctcctcaacTATAGTCTTGAAACCCTCACTCACAAAGACAGATTGTGCCATCCTGCACAGAGTCGTACCCTCCTTACGTCCTCGTCTCTTTAAATGGATATAAAAAGGGATGCTAGAAGGAGTTTGGAATCATCTTACATTCCTATTTCCATCTCTGAACTGATGGAGAGACTCTAACAGGATTTGGGTACCTGAGCATGCACGATGCCCATCCTTCGTTTTccatttgtccttgaaagggcagctgctgtgagagccctctccagccccacccacctcacagggtgtctgttgtgggggaggaaggtaaaggagattgtgagccgctctgagactcttcggagtggagggcgggatataaatccaatatcttcatttacctcacagggtgtctgttgtgggggaggaagggaaaggaaattgtgagccgctctgagactcttcggagtggagggcaggatataaatccaatatcttcatctacctcacagggtgtctgttgtgggggaggggaaggtaaaggaaattgtgagccgctctgagactcttcggagtggagggtgggatataaatccaatatcttcatctacctcacagggtgtctgttgtgggggaggaagggaaaggaaattgtgagccgctctgagactcttcggagtggagggcgggatataaatccaatatcttcatctacctcacagggtgtctgttgtgggggaggaaggtaaaggagattgtgagtcgctctgagactcttcagagtggagggcgggatataaatccaatatcttcatctacctcacagggttgctgttgtgggggaggaaggtaaaggagattgtgagccgctctgagactcttcggagtggagggcgggatatcaatccaatatcttcttcttcatttgtttcCCACAGAAATTGAAGGACCCCAGCATGCTCGACAATGTATTTGAACAGCTGGACACCAACAAGGACCAGGAGATCAGCTTTGGGGAAGTCATGCAGTTCGTCACCATTGTGGCCATTCTGAGCCACGACCGCCTCCATGGGGGGAGCGAGTCTTCCGCTCAGTGAGGCCAACATGCCTAGCAAATATAAACGGCGCAAGCCAAACGCAGGGGTTCCCCTCAACTTCTTTGTTCCATGCTGTCATGGGAAGACAATAAAGGTCAACTCTAAAGTTGCTCAGGTGGTGATCTTTTTCCTCTATCAGGAATCTGTTCTGTGAGCTGGTTCCTGGCTCAGTTTTTGGTTTCCCAAACTCATCGTCTCAAGGTCTGTCCATAGAGGAACTAACAGACAGCATTTATTACCTTACGACACTCGCAACCATCATTCTCCCGTTCTGACATGTTACTTTCAATTGGTTTCCCACGCGTATGCTAACCAGACCAAATGgcttttcagtttgttaatttcgctattttgccattggattctaactttgtaccactttaaattcttaaccactgcccaccatctGTATGTAGCTCACTGTTCCCCATTccactgtctgatgaagtatgcatgaaGGCCTCATTTTgaccaggagctcacaggagtggagctttggaatctctaaattttattgtgctatttatgaacataagaacataacagaagccatgttggatcaggccaacggcccatccagtccaacactctgactggccaataatatatatatatatatatatatatatatatatatatatatatatatatatatatatatatatatatacacacacacacacacactgtggctaatagccactgatggacctctgctccatatttttacctaaccccctcttgaagctggctatgcctgtagctgccaccacctcctgtggcagtgaattccacatgttaatcaccctttgggtgaagaagtacctccttttatccgttctaacccgactgctcagcaatttctttctggccatcacatttaaagggaccgcacaccttttaaatgccttccctccattggaaataatgaataggggtagtttggtgtagtggttaagtgtgcggactcttatctgggagaaccgggtttgattccccactcctccacttgcacctgctggaatggccttgggtcagccatagctctggcagaggttgtctttgaaagggcagctgctgtgagagccctctccagccccacccacctcacagggtgtctgttgtgggggaggaaggtaaaggagattgtagaccgctctgagactcttcagagtggagggtgggatataaatccaatatcttcttcttcttctttgggggctaatagaattggaccccccggtccaatctttttgaagcattgggggggggtgtgtgttttgaggagatggtATGCTACaaatctggtacctctacctacaaaaaacagccccctcctgtagccccagatacccgctgatcgattctccattataccctatgggaatcattttccttagggaataatggagtttccagcagacatccccctacctgcattctgatgaccctaaagtgggaggAAG contains:
- the LOC132588484 gene encoding protein MRP-126-like — translated: MPLTEMEQSVQTILKLFHESAAQEGDFDTLSKAELKGFITKNFPTFMKKLKDPSMLDNVFEQLDTNKDQEISFGEVMQFVTIVAILSHDRLHGGSESSAQ